The following are encoded together in the Opitutus sp. ER46 genome:
- a CDS encoding thiazole synthase, translating into MKSNPLVIAGVELSSRLFVGTGKYSSGDVMRASLAATGASLVTVALRRVRTDGRPDDILDYLEPGRYRLLPNTSGVRDAKEAVLAAELAREALETNWLKLEIHPDPKYLMPDPIETLAATRELVRRGFVVLPYVHADPVLCKQLEEAGAAAVMPLGAPIGSNRGLESRAFLEIILAQSRVPVVVDAGLGAPSHAAAALELGADAVLVNTAIAAAADPVAMGDAFRRGVEAGRLAYEAGLAQHAPGKAKLEASATSPLTAFLSEATA; encoded by the coding sequence ATGAAATCCAACCCTCTCGTCATCGCCGGCGTGGAACTTTCCTCGCGGCTCTTCGTTGGCACCGGCAAGTACAGCTCGGGCGACGTCATGCGGGCCAGCCTGGCCGCGACGGGGGCGTCGCTCGTCACCGTGGCGCTGCGCCGGGTGCGGACCGACGGCCGGCCGGACGACATCCTCGATTACCTCGAGCCCGGCCGGTACCGGCTGCTGCCGAACACCTCGGGTGTGCGCGATGCGAAGGAAGCGGTGCTGGCGGCGGAACTGGCGCGCGAGGCACTGGAGACGAATTGGCTGAAACTCGAGATCCACCCCGATCCGAAGTACCTCATGCCCGACCCGATCGAGACGCTTGCCGCGACGCGTGAACTCGTCCGCCGCGGCTTTGTGGTCCTCCCGTACGTCCACGCCGACCCGGTGCTGTGCAAGCAGCTCGAGGAGGCGGGGGCGGCAGCGGTGATGCCGCTCGGCGCCCCGATCGGCAGCAACCGCGGCCTCGAATCGCGCGCCTTCCTCGAGATCATCCTCGCCCAGAGCCGTGTGCCCGTGGTCGTGGATGCCGGACTTGGCGCGCCCTCGCACGCGGCGGCGGCGCTGGAGCTCGGTGCGGACGCCGTGCTGGTGAACACCGCGATCGCGGCGGCGGCGGATCCGGTGGCGATGGGCGACGCGTTCCGCCGCGGGGTTGAGGCCGGCCGGCTCGCGTACGAGGCCGGCCTGGCGCAGCACGCGCCGGGCAAGGCAAAGCTCGAGGCGAGCGCAACCTCGCCGCTCACCGCGTTCCTGAGCGAAGCCACCGCGTGA
- the moeB gene encoding molybdopterin-synthase adenylyltransferase MoeB, giving the protein MKLSHDEIARYQRHLSLPGFGPEAQEKLKAASVLVIGAGGLGCPALLYLAAAGVGRIEIVDDDRIDVSNLQRQVLYTEADAGQPKAESAARRLRALNRFITVTAHPMRLTRRNARELVRGVDVVVDGSDNFGTRYLVNDACVLENRPLVYGAIQGFEGQASVFNWRGGPTYRCLFPEPPEPGTVPNCAEGGVLGVLPGLIGTVQAVEAIKLLTGIGEPLSGRLLLWDALDMATQVVRFAADPRSRQITDLPPEGYGETCAVPGHGAQATSDAKPAHRGVNADAPLPREVDVAEFKARLTQRVQVVDVRESWERELSAIEPSVLVPLSEIERGTADLGALDPGRPTVVYCAGGVRSLRAAEYFRSRHGFTNVTSLRGGIKAWGASAR; this is encoded by the coding sequence ATGAAACTCTCCCACGACGAGATCGCGCGTTATCAGCGGCACCTTTCGCTGCCGGGCTTTGGGCCGGAGGCGCAGGAGAAACTCAAGGCTGCGTCGGTGCTCGTCATCGGCGCCGGCGGGCTGGGGTGTCCGGCGCTGCTGTACCTGGCCGCGGCCGGCGTGGGGCGGATCGAGATCGTCGACGACGATCGGATCGATGTGTCGAACCTGCAGCGGCAGGTGCTCTACACTGAGGCCGATGCCGGCCAGCCGAAGGCGGAATCCGCGGCGCGGCGGCTGCGCGCGCTCAACCGGTTCATCACGGTCACGGCGCACCCGATGCGGCTGACGCGCCGGAACGCGCGAGAGCTCGTCCGCGGGGTCGACGTGGTGGTGGACGGCTCCGACAACTTTGGCACGCGGTACCTGGTGAACGACGCGTGCGTGCTGGAGAACCGACCGCTCGTGTACGGCGCGATCCAGGGTTTCGAAGGACAGGCGAGCGTCTTCAACTGGCGCGGCGGGCCGACGTATCGCTGCCTCTTCCCGGAGCCGCCGGAGCCCGGCACCGTGCCGAACTGCGCCGAGGGCGGCGTGCTCGGCGTGCTGCCAGGACTGATCGGAACGGTGCAGGCGGTGGAGGCGATCAAGCTGCTCACGGGCATTGGCGAACCGTTGTCGGGCCGGCTGCTCCTCTGGGACGCGCTCGACATGGCGACGCAGGTCGTCCGCTTCGCGGCGGACCCGCGGAGCCGGCAAATCACCGACCTGCCACCGGAAGGCTACGGCGAAACCTGCGCGGTGCCGGGTCACGGAGCGCAGGCGACGTCCGACGCAAAGCCGGCGCACCGCGGGGTGAACGCGGATGCGCCGCTGCCTCGCGAGGTGGACGTGGCTGAGTTCAAGGCCCGGCTCACGCAGCGCGTGCAGGTCGTGGACGTGCGCGAAAGCTGGGAACGGGAACTGAGTGCGATCGAGCCCTCGGTCCTGGTGCCGCTGAGCGAGATCGAGCGGGGCACCGCCGATCTGGGCGCGCTGGATCCGGGGCGCCCGACGGTCGTGTACTGCGCCGGCGGCGTGCGCAGCCTGCGGGCGGCCGAGTATTTTCGCAGCCGGCACGGGTTCACGAATGTGACCAGCTTGCGCGGGGGAATAAAGGCGTGGGGCGCGTCCGCGCGCTGA
- a CDS encoding thiamine phosphate synthase translates to MTLVVISPERDRADELAVLDALCAAGLERYHVRKPHASAVALAAWLQGVPTRWRARLVLHQHHELAARFGLGGVHHRDPGAEPASVAGDASAVSRSCHDLATLRAAAGRYPSVFFCPVFASVSKPGHGPVAAGELAAVSSWLRARTGEERRPEVLALGGVTAANAAQALALGFDGVAVIGAVWEAPDPVQAFRELQARVASASGAAVRPSLPPLMCLTQDGLPLSHVEQATRLVGAGARLLQLRMKGAEPARWRETARQVVDICHARGALCLINDSVEVALATGADGVHLGRTDGDWRAARERLGPGRLLGGTVNNAADAAAARAAGALDYVGVGPWRFTTNKRKLAPILGADGIRELVAQLAPLPAWAIGGIGAADLAAVRSTGAAGAAVSSVLFRDGRVEANYAALVAAWEQAAVGACSRAPAPAIG, encoded by the coding sequence ATGACGCTGGTGGTCATAAGTCCCGAGCGCGACCGCGCCGATGAGCTGGCCGTGCTCGACGCGCTTTGCGCGGCCGGACTCGAGCGTTACCACGTGCGCAAACCGCACGCATCCGCGGTGGCGCTCGCAGCCTGGCTGCAGGGGGTGCCGACGCGTTGGCGCGCGCGGCTGGTGCTGCACCAGCACCACGAACTCGCGGCGCGCTTTGGGCTGGGCGGCGTGCATCACAGGGACCCTGGCGCCGAGCCCGCGTCGGTCGCGGGCGATGCGTCCGCGGTCAGCCGCTCGTGTCATGACCTCGCGACGCTGCGAGCCGCAGCGGGCCGGTATCCGAGCGTGTTCTTCTGCCCGGTCTTTGCCTCGGTCTCGAAACCCGGGCACGGACCGGTTGCGGCGGGCGAACTCGCCGCGGTAAGTTCCTGGTTGCGCGCTCGGACCGGCGAGGAACGGAGGCCGGAGGTACTGGCGTTGGGCGGCGTCACGGCGGCGAACGCCGCTCAGGCGCTTGCGCTCGGCTTCGACGGCGTGGCGGTGATCGGCGCGGTTTGGGAGGCGCCGGATCCGGTGCAGGCCTTTCGCGAGCTGCAAGCGCGGGTCGCTTCGGCGAGCGGCGCCGCGGTGCGGCCGTCGCTGCCGCCGCTGATGTGCCTCACGCAGGACGGCCTCCCGCTGTCGCACGTGGAACAGGCGACGCGGCTGGTGGGCGCGGGCGCGCGGCTCCTGCAATTGCGGATGAAAGGCGCGGAGCCGGCGCGCTGGCGCGAGACCGCACGGCAGGTGGTGGACATCTGCCACGCGCGCGGGGCGCTTTGCCTGATCAACGACAGCGTCGAGGTCGCGCTTGCGACCGGCGCCGACGGCGTGCACCTGGGGCGGACGGACGGCGACTGGCGCGCAGCGCGAGAGCGGCTGGGGCCCGGGCGGCTCCTTGGCGGCACGGTGAACAATGCGGCGGACGCCGCGGCGGCGCGGGCGGCGGGCGCGCTGGACTACGTCGGCGTGGGCCCGTGGCGGTTCACGACCAACAAGCGGAAGCTCGCGCCGATCCTGGGCGCGGACGGTATTCGCGAGCTCGTGGCGCAGCTCGCGCCGCTGCCGGCGTGGGCGATCGGCGGCATCGGCGCGGCCGACCTCGCGGCCGTGCGCTCGACCGGCGCCGCTGGCGCGGCGGTGTCCTCGGTGCTGTTCCGCGACGGGCGCGTGGAGGCGAACTACGCCGCGCTCGTGGCCGCGTGGGAGCAGGCGGCCGTCGGCGCATGCTCGCGCGCGCCAGCGCCTGCGATCGGCTGA
- the thiC gene encoding phosphomethylpyrimidine synthase ThiC has product MSSNRTPEAVSTSGHRLFPTSRRVYVTGSRPDLRVPMREISLTPTRLPNGTEVPNEPVRVYDTSGPWGDADFAGDASRGLPLIRAPWIRERGDVDEVAGRSVKPIDDGYLSEKHREQAEVEGRRNPIKFFDRTGRPILRAKPGKCVTQMHYARQGIITPEMEYVAIRENTKLQRARDLLEMTEDGPRNSLWRQHRGQSFGAAIPREITAEFVRDEVARGRAIIPANINHPECEPMIIGRNFLVKINTNIGNSAVASSIDEEVEKMRWSVKWGGDTLMDLSTGKNIHQTREWILRNCPVPVGTVPIYQALEKVGGRPEELTWDIFRDTLVEQAEQGVDYFTIHAGVLLRYIPLTARRMTGIVSRGGSILAKWCLAHHQENFLYTHWDEICEIMAAYDVAFSIGDGLRPGSLADANDDAQFGELKTQGELTQRAWKLGVQTMCEGPGHVPMHLIPENMDKQLEWCHEAPFYTLGPLTTDIAPGYDHITSAIGATMIGWHGTAMLCYVTPKEHLGLPDKDDVRAGVIAYKIAAHAADLAKGHPAAQYRDNALSKARFEFRWEDQFNLSLDPEKAREFHDATLPQDSAKTAHFCSMCGPQFCSMRITEDVRKYAEEHGLESNEAIEAGLREKATQFKQAGGDIYVEGAPAK; this is encoded by the coding sequence ATGTCATCCAACCGCACTCCTGAAGCCGTCTCCACCAGTGGACACCGGCTCTTCCCGACTTCACGTCGCGTCTATGTGACCGGTTCCCGCCCTGACCTGCGCGTCCCGATGCGCGAGATCAGCCTGACTCCTACCCGGCTGCCGAACGGAACCGAGGTCCCCAACGAGCCGGTGCGGGTGTACGACACCTCCGGGCCGTGGGGTGACGCCGACTTTGCCGGCGACGCGAGCCGCGGGCTGCCTCTGATCCGCGCCCCCTGGATTCGCGAGCGCGGCGACGTCGACGAGGTGGCGGGCCGATCGGTGAAGCCCATCGACGACGGCTACCTTTCCGAAAAACACCGCGAACAGGCCGAGGTCGAGGGGCGGCGCAACCCGATCAAGTTCTTCGACCGCACCGGTCGTCCGATCCTCCGCGCGAAGCCCGGGAAGTGCGTCACCCAGATGCACTACGCCCGCCAGGGCATCATCACGCCGGAAATGGAGTACGTGGCGATCCGCGAGAACACGAAGCTCCAGCGCGCCCGCGACCTCCTCGAGATGACCGAGGACGGTCCGCGTAACTCGCTCTGGCGCCAGCACCGCGGCCAGTCGTTCGGCGCCGCCATCCCGCGCGAAATTACGGCGGAGTTCGTCCGCGACGAAGTCGCCCGCGGCCGCGCCATCATCCCGGCCAACATCAACCACCCCGAGTGCGAGCCGATGATCATCGGCCGGAATTTTCTCGTGAAGATCAACACGAACATCGGCAACTCCGCCGTCGCTTCGTCGATCGACGAGGAGGTGGAGAAGATGCGCTGGTCCGTGAAGTGGGGCGGCGACACGCTGATGGACCTCTCCACCGGCAAGAACATCCACCAGACCCGCGAGTGGATCCTCCGCAACTGCCCCGTGCCCGTCGGCACCGTGCCGATTTACCAGGCGCTGGAAAAGGTTGGCGGGCGGCCCGAGGAACTCACCTGGGACATCTTTCGCGACACGCTGGTCGAGCAGGCGGAGCAGGGCGTCGACTACTTCACCATCCATGCTGGTGTGCTCCTGCGCTACATCCCGCTGACGGCGCGCCGCATGACCGGCATCGTCAGCCGCGGCGGTTCGATCCTGGCCAAGTGGTGCCTCGCGCATCACCAGGAAAACTTCCTCTACACGCACTGGGACGAGATTTGCGAAATCATGGCCGCGTACGACGTGGCGTTTTCCATCGGCGATGGCCTGCGGCCGGGTTCGCTGGCGGATGCCAACGACGACGCCCAGTTCGGCGAGCTCAAGACCCAGGGCGAACTCACGCAGCGCGCGTGGAAATTGGGCGTGCAGACGATGTGCGAGGGCCCGGGCCACGTCCCGATGCACCTCATCCCGGAGAACATGGACAAGCAGCTCGAGTGGTGCCACGAGGCGCCGTTCTACACGCTCGGGCCGCTGACGACCGACATCGCGCCGGGCTACGACCACATCACGAGCGCGATTGGCGCCACGATGATCGGGTGGCACGGCACCGCGATGCTCTGTTACGTCACGCCGAAGGAGCACCTCGGCCTGCCTGACAAGGACGACGTTCGCGCCGGCGTGATCGCGTACAAGATCGCGGCGCACGCGGCCGACCTCGCCAAGGGCCACCCCGCGGCGCAGTACCGCGACAACGCGCTGTCGAAGGCGCGCTTCGAGTTCCGCTGGGAGGACCAGTTCAACCTCTCGCTCGACCCGGAGAAGGCCCGCGAATTCCACGACGCCACGCTCCCGCAGGACAGCGCCAAGACCGCGCACTTCTGTTCCATGTGCGGCCCGCAGTTCTGCTCGATGCGCATCACCGAGGACGTGCGCAAGTACGCCGAGGAGCACGGGCTCGAAAGCAACGAGGCGATCGAGGCCGGGCTGCGCGAGAAGGCCACGCAGTTCAAGCAAGCCGGCGGCGACATCTACGTCGAAGGCGCGCCCGCGAAATGA
- the thiH gene encoding 2-iminoacetate synthase ThiH, giving the protein MSTFYDTWQQHRFGDVTASIGEKTAAEVGSALARARAGGRLGLDDLAALLSPAAVPFLEEMAQLSHQRTVERFGHTIQLFAPLYLTNVCANVCTYCGFSAQNRIPRKVLNDDEIRAEAAVLRSRGIEHVLFVTGESKHASHDYFANALRLLRPSFANLSMEVQPISEAEYASLAREGLSAVIVFQETYDPEAYVRYHLKGPKADMRFRLETPDRLGRAGLKKIGLGALYGLSEWRTDAWFLGLHLQYLEKNYWRSRLAISFPRLRPHAGAEIQVTPTSERNLVQAFCAYRLFSPEVELTLSTRESPRFRNHAIRLGVTSMSAEARTNPGGYAAEPESLEQFAIHDTRTTPEVAAYLRSQGYTPVFKDWDSVFDSDSAFAGAKTELAG; this is encoded by the coding sequence ATGAGCACGTTTTACGATACCTGGCAGCAGCACCGTTTCGGCGACGTCACGGCGAGCATCGGGGAGAAGACCGCGGCCGAGGTGGGCAGCGCGCTCGCCCGGGCCCGCGCGGGCGGGCGGCTCGGACTCGACGACCTGGCGGCGCTGCTTTCCCCGGCCGCTGTGCCTTTCCTTGAGGAGATGGCGCAGCTCAGTCACCAGCGCACGGTGGAGCGGTTCGGGCACACGATTCAGCTCTTCGCGCCGCTTTACCTGACGAACGTGTGCGCCAACGTCTGCACGTACTGCGGGTTCAGCGCGCAGAACCGGATTCCGCGCAAGGTGCTCAACGACGACGAGATTCGCGCCGAGGCGGCGGTCCTGCGTTCGCGTGGAATCGAGCACGTGCTGTTCGTCACGGGCGAATCGAAGCACGCGAGCCACGACTACTTCGCCAACGCGCTGCGGCTCCTGCGTCCGTCGTTCGCCAACCTTTCGATGGAGGTGCAGCCGATCAGCGAGGCCGAGTACGCGTCCCTCGCGCGCGAAGGCCTGAGCGCGGTGATCGTTTTCCAGGAGACGTATGATCCGGAGGCGTATGTCCGGTATCACCTGAAAGGCCCGAAGGCTGACATGCGTTTCCGGCTGGAGACGCCGGACCGGCTGGGCCGCGCCGGGCTGAAGAAGATCGGGCTCGGCGCGCTGTACGGCCTGAGCGAGTGGCGGACCGACGCGTGGTTTCTCGGCCTGCACCTGCAGTATCTGGAAAAAAACTACTGGCGTTCGCGGCTGGCCATCTCGTTCCCGCGGCTGCGGCCGCATGCGGGCGCGGAGATCCAGGTGACGCCGACGAGTGAACGCAACCTGGTCCAGGCCTTCTGCGCGTACCGACTGTTCAGCCCGGAGGTGGAGCTCACGCTCTCGACACGCGAGAGCCCGCGGTTCCGGAACCACGCCATCCGGCTCGGGGTGACCTCGATGAGCGCGGAGGCGCGGACGAATCCAGGTGGCTACGCGGCGGAGCCGGAGTCGCTTGAGCAGTTTGCGATCCACGACACCCGCACCACGCCCGAGGTCGCCGCGTACCTCCGCAGCCAGGGCTACACGCCGGTGTTCAAAGACTGGGATTCGGTTTTCGATTCGGATTCGGCTTTCGCTGGCGCGAAAACCGAATTGGCGGGGTAG
- the thiS gene encoding sulfur carrier protein ThiS — MSSATSGRATGVVTDAGPAGCATIVVNDQPRVLGADCTVAALVAELGLAGRNGVAIAVNDAVVPRSTWVAHVLAADDRVLVIRATQGG, encoded by the coding sequence ATGAGCAGCGCGACCTCAGGTCGAGCGACCGGCGTCGTGACCGACGCCGGACCCGCCGGGTGCGCGACGATCGTGGTCAACGATCAGCCCCGCGTGCTCGGCGCGGATTGCACCGTGGCGGCGCTGGTGGCGGAACTCGGGCTCGCCGGGCGGAACGGCGTCGCGATCGCGGTGAACGATGCGGTGGTGCCGCGCTCAACGTGGGTGGCGCACGTGCTGGCCGCGGACGACCGCGTCCTCGTGATCCGTGCCACGCAGGGTGGCTGA
- a CDS encoding bifunctional hydroxymethylpyrimidine kinase/phosphomethylpyrimidine kinase, protein MHPPPCVLTIAGSDSGGGAGVQADARTIHARGGFACMAITAITAQNTRGVIDWRAEPPAMIAAQIEAVLGKVVARGRAGGRRAVVRNDGALPVRAIKTGLLPGAAAVRAVARALAPHAGIPLVVDPVVGSTSGAQFLDAAGREALKRELLPRAMLVTPNWPEAEALTGERLRRYEEVERVAFALAYDCGCAVLLKGGHAPGERCADCLMTPDGRFRWFESRRIKTPNTHGTGCTLSAAIATELAKGAALDVAVEAAREFLQQSLRANRNVKWGGAGPAAP, encoded by the coding sequence ATGCATCCTCCCCCCTGTGTCCTCACCATTGCGGGCTCTGACTCCGGCGGCGGAGCTGGGGTGCAGGCGGATGCGAGGACGATTCACGCGCGCGGTGGGTTTGCGTGCATGGCGATCACGGCGATCACGGCGCAGAACACGCGCGGGGTGATCGATTGGCGCGCCGAGCCGCCGGCGATGATCGCGGCGCAAATCGAGGCAGTCCTGGGGAAGGTGGTGGCACGCGGGCGAGCCGGCGGACGGCGAGCGGTGGTGCGGAACGACGGCGCGTTGCCGGTGCGCGCCATCAAGACGGGGCTATTGCCCGGAGCGGCGGCGGTGCGCGCGGTGGCTCGGGCGTTGGCGCCGCACGCCGGAATTCCGCTCGTGGTGGACCCGGTGGTCGGCTCGACCAGCGGCGCGCAGTTTCTCGACGCGGCGGGGCGCGAGGCGCTGAAGCGCGAGTTGCTGCCGAGGGCGATGCTGGTGACGCCGAATTGGCCCGAAGCCGAGGCGCTGACGGGCGAGCGGCTGCGTCGCTACGAGGAGGTTGAGCGCGTCGCGTTTGCCCTGGCGTACGACTGCGGCTGCGCGGTGCTGTTGAAAGGCGGCCATGCGCCCGGAGAGCGCTGCGCGGATTGTCTCATGACGCCGGACGGGCGCTTCCGCTGGTTCGAAAGTCGCCGGATCAAGACGCCCAATACGCACGGCACCGGCTGCACGTTGTCCGCCGCGATTGCCACCGAGTTGGCGAAGGGCGCAGCGCTGGATGTGGCCGTCGAGGCGGCGCGCGAGTTTCTGCAGCAGAGCCTGCGCGCGAACCGCAATGTGAAGTGGGGCGGTGCGGGCCCAGCGGCGCCGTGA